The window TTCGAACCGATGTCAAACCAATAATTGCTATTAGTTATCTGGTTTTTTATCACCAATGTTTTTGAAATTTCTAAGTAGTGAGGTACAAGCGAAAACTTACCCTCTTTTGGCAAAAGGTCGAATATTTCAGTGTTTACAACATGAACCGCTGCAAAAGGCATTGCTGTAAAATTATCAGTTTTATTGCTCCATTTATACTCGCCCGTTGTAAGATTTCTCCACCCGCATAAATTATTTTTTTCGTTCCAAATAAATTCGCGTGTCGATTTTCGGGGGAAAGAAGCCAGTGTTACTATTGCATCATTGCTAATGTGTTCTTCCCAAAGTTCAGATATGTCAATGTCGGTTAATATGTCGCCGTTGTATACCAGGATATTTCCTTCGTCAAAATACTTTTTGGCATAAACCAATCCTCCTCCGGTTTCAAGAACATCCTTCTCGTATGACAGAATAATTTCTGCATCGAAATGTTTGCTGTTGATGAAACTCTCAATTTTTTCGGCAAAATAATGGGTGTTGATTACTATTTTTTTGAAGTCGTGGTCTGTCAGCTTTAAGATAATTCTTTCCAGCATTGACACACCGTCAACTTCTACCAGAACTTTTGGAATATTGTCAGTAAGAGGTTTTAAACGTGTGCCGAGTCCTGCAGCAAATATTATAGCTTGCTTTTTATCTTTCATT of the Bacteroidota bacterium genome contains:
- a CDS encoding sugar phosphate nucleotidyltransferase, with the translated sequence MKDKKQAIIFAAGLGTRLKPLTDNIPKVLVEVDGVSMLERIILKLTDHDFKKIVINTHYFAEKIESFINSKHFDAEIILSYEKDVLETGGGLVYAKKYFDEGNILVYNGDILTDIDISELWEEHISNDAIVTLASFPRKSTREFIWNEKNNLCGWRNLTTGEYKWSNKTDNFTAMPFAAVHVVNTEIFDLLPKEGKFSLVPHYLEISKTLVIKNQITNSNYWFDIGS